From the Neoarius graeffei isolate fNeoGra1 chromosome 1, fNeoGra1.pri, whole genome shotgun sequence genome, one window contains:
- the LOC132887014 gene encoding uncharacterized protein LOC132887014: MAHLQPVQCAECRMFSHSSSVTSDSSISFTCDKCRLVSSLTEKISVLEARVQALEQVSERQNSVVSVRESLDALGGVSNPPTPALEPLQRGEWVTARRHKRRAKATAEARPREHHSSPRHVSNRFALLSDAPTEKPERALVIGDSIIRHVKLAQPLGAPAALVKCIPGARAPDIAGNLRVLGKHRFSKIVIHAGANDIRLRQSEVTKSNFVEVFKLAKAMSDAVVCSGPIPMRRGDVAYSRLWSLNCWLSRWCSENSVGFIDNWANFEGTAGLLGRDGIHPTREGAALISCSIGHSLRTGLVNF, from the coding sequence atggcacaccttcagcctgttcagtgtgctgagtgcaggatgtttagtcattcttcctccgtcactagcgatagctctattagctttacttgtgataagtgcagattagttagctctctgacggagaagatttcagtgctagaagcgcgtgtccaggctttagagcaggttagtgagcgtcagaacagtgtagtttctgttagggaaagtctggacgccctaggtggagttagcaatcccccaactccggcattagagcccttacagcggggcgaatgggtgacggctcggcggcataagcgtagagccaaagctaccgctgaggctcgcccacgggagcaccactcctctccgcgtcacgtgtcgaacaggtttgctctccttagtgatgcacccactgagaaacctgaaagagctctggttataggggactctatcatacggcacgtgaaattagctcagcctttaggggcaccagcagctttagtcaagtgtataccgggagccagggcgccggacatagcaggtaatcttagggtcctaggcaagcataggttctcaaagatagttatccatgcaggagctaatgatatacgccttcgtcagtctgaggttactaagagtaactttgtagaggtgtttaaattagcgaaggcgatgtccgatgctgtagtatgctctggccccatcccaatgcggcgtggcgatgtagcttacagcaggttatggtcgctgaactgctggctgtccaggtggtgctctgaaaacagtgtgggctttatagataactgggctaattttgagggcactgctggcctgttagggcgggacggtatccatcccactcgggaaggtgctgctctcatttcctgcagcataggtcatagtctcagaacaggcctagttaatttctga